A genomic segment from Cutaneotrichosporon cavernicola HIS019 DNA, chromosome: 7b encodes:
- the IWS1 gene encoding uncharacterized protein (TFIIS helical bundle-like domain) yields MSSSPPPAEPEPTAPESPVGAPSPGASESAPAPAMANMFGSDDDNTAANTNDNMAPGSEAQEAREEGEGEGEYVPATESSAARIPSFKKRRGSGDEEGEDDEERERRKKKKKDARAERRARAAAEEEEEGGEDEPQLDEATRRRLALEERIDAVGKTNRAPRRKKKGDDIDIVEGYHDDVCVRLRDRMYTAAEADQKSNLKKMPATSKLAMLDEVVNALQNTTLWSSIIDNEVLKAVKMWLEPLPDKSLPAVGIQKAVFEVLPKMDLDTATIREAGLGPIVLFYTKTKRVTPSINRAAEALVQTWSRPIIKRPADFRSRYIQTADEMERAEYDEFDDDEEPRESRPRPKTKTKKQRFNVAEALTENRDRKGARLPNVRDVQYTVAPESRLTHHSGETGYIARIQQDNKKFNRFARQLKGQKSGR; encoded by the exons ATGAGCTCGTCACCCCCACCtgccgagcccgagcccacCGCTCCCGAGAGTCCTGTCGgagcgccgtcgccagGCGCGTCAGAGAGCGCGCCCGCACCAGCGATGGCGAACATGTTCGGCTCCGATGACGACAATACAGCCGCCAACACGAATGACAACATGGCTCCAGGCAGCGAGGCACAAGAAGCACGCgaagagggggaaggggagggcgagtacgTCCCCGCGACAGAGAGTAGCGCGGCGCGCATTCCGTCATTCAAGAAGCGCCGCGGGAGTGGCGacgaagagggcgaggatgacgaggagcgggagaggagaaagaagaagaagaaggacgcACGCGCGGAGCGGCGTGCCCGTGCGGCAGctgaagaggaagaggaaggcggTGAAGACGAGCCGCAGCTGGACGAAGCCACCCGTcgccgccttgcgcttgaggaGCGCATCGACGCTGTGGGCAAGACGAACCGCGCTCCCCGccgcaagaagaagggggATGACATTGAC ATTGTCGAGGGATACCATGACGACGTGTGTGTGCGCCTACGCGACCGCATGTACAcggctgccgaggccgaccaGAAGTCCAACTTGAAGAAGATGCCTGCCACCAGCAAGTTAGCCATGTtggacgaggtcgtcaatGCGCTGCAAAA CACCACGCTCTGGTCGTCGATCATCGACAacgaggtgctcaaggCGGTCAAGATGTGGCTCGAGCCGTTGCCGGACAAATCGCTCCCGGCTGTGGGGATCCAGAAGGCCGTCTTCGAGGTACTCCCCAAGATGGACCTAGACACGGCGACGATCCGTGAGGCCGGACTGGGGCCGATCGTGCTCTTCTACACGAAGACGAAGCGCGTGACGCCGTCGATcaaccgcgccgccgaggcgcttgtGCAGACGTGGTCGCGTCCGATCATCAAGCGGCCCGCCGACTTCCGCAGTCGTTACATCCAGACGGcggacgagatggagcgcgccgagtacgacgagttcgacgacgacgaggagccgCGCGAAAGCCgcccgaggccgaagaCGAAGACCAAGAAGCAGCGTTTCAACGTTGCCGAAGCGCTCACCGAGAACCGTGACCGTAAGGGCGCCCGCCTGCCAAACGTACGCGATGTGCAATATACGGTTGCGCCTGAGAGCCGGCTTACGCACCACTCGGGCGAGACGGGATACATTGCGCGCATCCAACAGGACAACAAGAAGTTTAACCGCTTTGCGCGCCAGCTCAAGGGCCAGAAGTCGGGCCGTTAG
- the ERG9 gene encoding uncharacterized protein (Squalene/phytoene synthase), with protein MGALQFLIMGVTHPGELRSMIGYKIWRDTRDITNPKEFADTGYDRESMKRCWDFLDQTSRSFSMVIKELEGELARVVCLFYLVLRALDTVEDDMTVPNSVKLPLLREFHLKLHEPGWTFSGSGPNEKDRGVLVEFDIIQKEFALLDQKYQQVIGDVTRKMGKGMADFAALATPELPVAEVNSIADYDLYCHYVAGLVGEGLSGLFSSSAKERAFLKDQLTLSNSMGLLLQKTNIYRDIKEDVDEGRGFWPRAIWGNYGFNSMKELTDESRYREAQWAANEMVLDALRHSCDALDYLTLLKNQSVFNFVAIPAVMAMATLERCFMNPLIFKQNVKIRKGEAVQIILRSTNPRDVAFMFRDYARKIHAKVPKDEPNMLRFSISCARIEQWCEHHYPSFLMIQSGGEGKATTGIDPMSTDARAPLYLDLVKKAREQAEADRREKFMDDLRARGIIKPAAPETEEQKREREERIKKMENEPFPWLMIIGIIGGLIAVMVAMGYGVITLVMKYSDVSAAAGV; from the exons ATGGGCGCTCTCCAGTTTCTTATCATGG GCGTCACTCACCCAGGAGAGCTCCGCTCCATGATCGGGTACAAGATCTGGCGCGACACTCGCGACATCACCAACCCCAAAGAGTTTGCCGACACTGGCTACGACCGCGAGTCGATGAAGCGCTGCTGGGATTTCCTCGACCAGACTTCCCGCTCGTTCTCCATGGTAatcaaggagctcgagggaGAGCTCGCACGAGTCGTCTGCCTCTTCTACCTCGTCCTTCGTGCCCTCGAcacggtcgaggacgacatgACTGTCCCCAACTCTGTCAagctccctctcctccgcgAATTCCATCTCAAGCTCCACGAGCCCGGGTGGACGTTCAGCGGCTCTGGCCCTAACGAGAAGGACCGCGGCGTTCTCGTCGAGTTCGACATTATTCAGAAGGAGtttgccctcctcgaccagaAGTACCAGCAGGTCATTGGTGACGTGACGCGCAAGATGGGCAAAGGGATGGCCGACTttgccgcgctcgcgacccCAGAGCTACCCGTGGCGGAGGTTAACTCGATCGCAGACTACGACCTGTACTGCCACTacgtcgccggcctcgtcggcgagggcctGTCCGGCCTcttctccagctcggccaaAGAGCGGGCGTTCCTCAAGGACCAGCTCACGCTGTCCAACTCGATGGGTCTGCTCCTCCAGAAGACCAACATCTACCGCGacatcaaggaggacgtcgacgagggtcGAGGGTTCTGGCCCCGCGCAATCTGGGGCAATTACGGCTTCAACTCCATGAAGGAGTTGACAGACGAGTCGCGCTACCGTGAAGCGCAGTGGGCTGCCAACGAGATggtgctcgacgccctGCGCCACTCGTGCGATGCCCTTGACTACCTCACTCTTCTCAAGAACCAGAGCGTGTTCAACTTTGTGGCCATCCCGGCCGTCATGGCCATGGCGACGCTCGAGCGCTGCTTCATGAATCCATTGATCTTCAAGCAGAACGTCAAGATCcgcaagggcgaggccGTGCAAATTATTTTACGCTCGACTAACCCCCGCGACGTCGCTTTCATGTTCCGCGACTACGCCCGCAAGATCCACGCAAAGGtgcccaaggacgagccCAACATGTTGCGCTTCTCAATCTCGTGTGCCCGCATCGAGCAATGGTGCGAGCATCACTACCCGTCGTTCCTCATGATCCagagcggcggcgagggcaaggccaCAACCGGCATCGACCCCATGAGCAcggacgcgcgcgcaccTCTCTATCTCGATCTTGTCaagaaggcgcgcgagcaggcTGAGGCGGACAGGCGGGAAAAATTCATGGACGACCTGCGGGCGCGCGGCATCATCAAGCCCGCCGCACCCGAGACTGAGGAGcagaagcgcgagcgcgaggagcgcatcAAAAAGATGGAGAACGAGCCGTTCCCGTGGCTCATGATTATCGGTATCATTGGCGGACTCATCGCAGTCATGGTCGCCATGGGCTACGGCGTCATTACGCTCGTCATGAAGTACTCGGACGTAAGTGCTGCTGCAGGAGTCTAG
- a CDS encoding uncharacterized protein (isomerase activity) yields MPYAYEHIPGLFELTTWDEDINAGFGLRSSGWHEFRKHIDELQRSCAENEQIKVMYTARHGEAEHNILYLRYGMPDTDEVQLRYPIIDPVLTPAGREQATNLAHVFRRESSMGMPLPTRWYTSPMRRPGETVGLTWGWLYGRGENDLHAEGILRRSSDLSHGVRAEVVEEIREHLHVHHCDERLGKSELMKMFPAFVWPDSMPDKDTVWHPTGRETEDEMVARAGEGLRIIMDSARDDVYISMTAHSGVLRALYKNLGVPPRRLNTGEMNVLVLRVSKV; encoded by the exons ATGCCGTACGCGTACGAGCACATCCCCGGCTTGTTCGAGCTCACGACATGGGATGAGGAC ATCAATGCGGGTTTCGGACTCCGCTCGTCGGGGTGGCATGAGTTCCGGAAGCACATCGATG AGCTGCAGCGCTCCTGTGCAGAGAACGAGCAGATCAAGGTCATGTATACCGCCCGCCATGGGGAGG CCGAGCATAACATCCTATACCTCCGGTACGGGATGCcggacacggacgag gtcCAGCTCCGCTACCCGATCATTGACCCCGTGCTCACCCCCGCCGGACGCGAGCAGGCGACCAATCTCGCCCACGTGTTCCGGCGAGAGAGCTCGATGGGCATGCCCCTCCCGACGCGCTGGTATACGTCGCCGATGCGGCGGCCTGGCGAGACCGTCGGCCTGACCTGGGGCTGGCTGTATGGGAGGGGCGAGAACGACTTGCACGCCGAGGGGATCCTCAGGCGCAGTTCGGATCTGAGCCACGGtgtgcgcgccgaggtcgttgaA GAAATCCGCGAGCACCTGCATGTGCATCACTGCGACGAGCGGCTGGGCAAGAGCGAGCTCATGAAGATGTTCCCCGCCTTTGTGTGGCCTGACAGTATGCCGGACAAAGATACGGTGTGGCATCCGACAGGGCGGGAgacggaggacgagatggtTGCGCGCGCAGGCGAGGGACTGCGGATTATCATGGACAGCGCGAGGGACGATGTTT ACATCTCGATGACGGCGCACAGTGGTGTTCTGCGCGCACTGTACAAGAACTTGGGtgtgccgccgcgccgcctcaacACGGGCGAGATGaacgtcctcgtcctgcGCGTAAGCAAGGTGTAG